TCTTACGGGTTAAGGATTGGGCCAGGCGGTCTCTAGGTGCCTTGTCAACGTTGAGATTCCATGTTGTTGCCGTTGTTGTTTTTCCCGTGTCTTATTTCTAGTCTTCTTCTTGTCCTGACATTCTTGGGTTTGTCTGCACTTTCTGTTATACACGTTGGGCACCTCAAGAGCAGAGGCTGTCGATAAGCAGTTCTCTGTACCATATGCAACTTGAAActtcattaagatttttttcttaatggagaAGATTTCCTGACATTGAAATTTTCCCCAAGCAGTCAGACATTGTAAACTGTAGTCTATCTGCTCCATTGTGACTACATTGCTTTCCCGTGAactactcttttaaaaaatgtattaacttGATTTTATTTCCTGACTATAAGAGTAATACACATTCCTTGTAGAGGATTTGAAAGAcataaaaaagtgtaaaaaagaaaataaaaatcatcaaagTGTAATTTTAGATATGACCACTGCTAACATCTTGGTAAGACGCTTtccaaacttttttctttatatatgtgtgtgcttaCAAAACTGCAGTGATACTGAATATACAGTTTTATATCCTGCTTTTTCTGCTTTGTATTATATAGCAAGTGTTTtcccaaataataaatgttattccaaacataatattaattttaaaaattgtttaacattttattccattataagttgcttttaagcttttatttttacaaatattgtaatgttgagatggagaacCTTGGATATAcattttgtgcatgtgtgtgctcaTCTCTGACTATTTCCTTGGGGAAAAATATTCCAAAGAGCTGCTCTATAGAAGGAAAGGTGACCAAAATAAGCTGACCCTAACAAAGTCTACAACTTAGCTATAAATCATCTCAATTACTGAGCCTGGACTGACATGATGGCACATTGTTATTGCCTCAAGCACCTGATTAAAGCaaccaacaaaaaaaatcatgtctCATCCTAGGTCATCCTAGGTCACAAGTTATTTCTACAAACAATTGTATGTAATTACAATTTTTtcacacaataaaaaataaccagGCACACAGGGAagcacaacaacatgaatggaaaCCAACAGAAATAATAGacaatagaaacagaccaatgGGGGTGGGCAAATATTGAAGTTGTCacacaaagattttttaaaaaattatgttcacTCTGTTCATGAAGATGAAAAACACGACTGAATAAcagaaagctattttttaaagtacaaaatgaaaatttaagaactaaaactaaaataattgaaattaagaacCCAATGGGTAGTTATAAAAGTGGATTAGACACAGATGACATGAGACTTAATAAAAGATAGGGCAGAAGAAAATATCTAgaataaagcacatgaaaacaatAGGATGGAGAATAGAAAAGAGGGTAGAGAATTAGAAGATTCTATGGGAAAGCCTAACTTATGTGTAATTGGAGTcctggaaggagagaaaagaatgggACAGAAGTAGTATTTGATGACTGAGAACTTttcaaaactgatgaaagacatcaaacTCCATATTCAATTGCCTACAAATCTCAAGCaagacaaataaaaggaaatcaataCCTGAGCGCATCAGaataaaactgctgaaaaccaaagacagagcaaaatacctagaaacaatcaaagaaaaaggagacaaaccaattgtatttttattactttcatcTGAAACATTCCACATTTTAATCTGAgcctttcagacttttcatttgCAGTTCGaagcatttttggttttgtttcattttttgagaaCTTCATTAATGTGAGATTGGTAATTAAAATGCAGGtgcagttttcttttaatgtcaTGCTGTTTAGGTAATAAGAAATATTAAGTAATTGGCTTtagattttgtaattttttccctAAGTTCCTACTAGATTTCGTATTCTAGTAGTCAATGTATTTTTCagtgaaatgtaaaaatattccCATTCTCTTTGACCAGTATTAATTTCTTGAGATATTGCTTGTCACTTGAATCCTGTAGCTGTCATACATCTGGTATAAGCACATTTGATTTTTGAAGTGTGTAGACCAtctcttcatattttcaaaatgtaattttacatttctgcattttaaaaacagtttggcCATAATCTTAGATGCACGCTTCTAGTTCATATACTGCATATGTGACCTTTGTGAACAGAAGTTTGCATGTATAATCTTTGTTTACTTGTAACTTTCTGGTTATATACTGCTTATATCTGTGGATTCAAGTTTCTGAAGTGAgtaccaataaaaaaaaaaaaaattaaaaaaaaaaaaaagaaaaaggagacaacTTACCTACAAGGACACACCAATTAGATGGACAGCtctcaacaaaaacaataaaagtcaaaagaaatagaatgatatattcaaagcactgaaagaaaatatctgtcaacctagaattctacatgcaatgaaaatatctttcaaggaTATCTTCAAGAATAAAAACATATCCAGATAAACAAACACTGAGAGCATTAACCACTACATTGAGGGAATACTAAAAGCTGTTCTGCAAGGAGAAGGGAAATGATCGCAGATAGAAGAACAGACATGCAGAAAGGAGTCAAGAGCAATAAACTGGCTAATATGgggataaatttaatttattttataaaatagtagTAATGACTTAGAGTTAAAGTGTATGTATAGAGTTAAAAATACATGACCATAATGGTATAAAAATCAGGGGTTGATAAGTAAAGCTCCAAAGTCTTTGCATTATCTATGAAGAAGGTAAAAGTATCAATTAATAGTGACTCTGATGAGATCAGAATGCACGCTGTAACCTCTaaaaaactgaataataaaaaacTTAATCCAAActtagtaagaaaaagaaaaaaaggaacataagagatgggaaaactagacagcacTTGGTAAGATGGTAGATTAAAACCTAAACCAATCAGTAAATACAGTCCATGGGAATAGATCCAGTGgccaaattaaagacaaagatggTTACAAAcggtttttaaaaatcctacacTATGTTTTTATAAGGTACATatctaaaaacataataaaaatttaggaaagttgaaagaaatgatggaaaaagatatagcATGCAAAACTAAGCAAAAgcggagggtgggatgaattgggagactgggattgacatatacacactaatatatataaaacagataactaatgagaacctgctatatagcccAGGGAAgtctacttcactttgctgtacagtagaaactaacacaacattgtaaaacaactatatcccaattgaaaaaaaaaaactaggcaaAAGAAAAGTGGGATAGCTATAGTAATAGCAGACAAAGTAAACATTATGGCAAAAAGCATTACTAGAGATGAAAAGGGatgttacaaaattattttttaaaggaggttCAATTCACTGGGAAGGTGTCATAATTCTGTGTTTGTATGAAGCCTAATTACAACCTCAAATATTTCATGCAAAAATAGACAAGACTACAAGGAAAAGACAGAAATCCACAATCATCTGTCTCAGTAGTCAatagaattaaacaaaaaaaaaaaaaaccaggaaaaatATAGAAGATATGAACCACACAATTAGTACTCTAATAGACCTACGTAGAATACTGAACCCCACAACTACACGGTCTTTACAAGCACCATCAACCATTTATAAAATTTGACCATATGATGGTTCTTaaagaatacacaaaataaaagtcATTCAAGTGTGTTTGTAGATCACGATgcaattaagctagaaatcaataacaaaaagataactagaaaacctccatatgtttgaaaattcagaaatatactCTGAGAAGATGTGAAATAATGAGATCCAGGGCAGAGGCGGAATACGGCCTTAGCCAAGCGGaagttccattcttttttattaaaccCACCTCTGTCCTGGCCACCGTATCACTGCCCTCTAGTGCAACTGTGGATTAAGGGCAAGCTGAGTCACCCTGGAACTGCTCAGAAATGGTTCCAAATGGTGGGCTCCAGGCCTTGGTCACTTTGTTCCTTTTATCAGCTCTATGGTATGATCTCAAACTGGACGCTGCGTAGTTCTCCATTTTTCTTACAAGGTACTCCTCATTCTCTCCAAATCCTACACCTATAACTGAGTGGCAGTGGGTGAGGTTAAGCTCCTCCACAAACTAAGTGCTGCTCAGGGGAAGGTCTAGATGTTCCAGTCGCATGAGCCACTAGAGACTGACATTATTTTGTGAAAACGGATCCTGACAAAGCTGCATGCAGGAAGAGCCGCAGACCCCATCTCTGCTCAGAAATTAGGGAATAGCAGGCACAGGCGTGGTCAGGGCCATGATTCTCAGAGTGGATGAACCGGAAATGAAAGTCCCAAGTTCAAAGCCAGTGGTCTCTTCCCAGAGATGGAGAGGCGGTTAGCGGAGGCTATCAGAATCACAAGGGGGGTTAGGGAGGGATtgattgggagtatgggattagcagatgcaaactattatatacaggatggataaacaaggtcctactgtatagcacagggaactatattcaatatcctgtgataaaccataatggaaaagaatatgaaaaagattgtgtgtatatatatatatctgaatcactttgctgtatgacGGAAattaattataccttaataaaataaatataaaaaaataaataaaaagaatcacagaGGAAGTTCCCTCAACATAAAATATCCTTCCGGAAGGCAAAGGCCATTCCAGGACACAGAATGCTGGTTTTCAATCATTTAGCACAGGAAACCCTCTGCCCACCTCCTTCTCTTTTTCACATGAAATTATATCAGGGAAAACAGATAAAATTGGAGGCAGTGAGGGCCCTGGAACCCCATGCTCTAGGCCACCCCAACTCAACATGGAGCCTGGTCACAGACATTTTAACTTGGACTTTAAAGTACGTGTAACCAAACACCTgtctcaaccattaaaaaaaaaaaaaaatcttgagaaagtTCCTGCAGAATGTCTAGCTTTGAGCAATGCAACTTCCTGGTATACTTTCCAAAGGAAACCTGATGTCAAATGAAAGACTTACCAGGTGAGGTAACCACTTGCGTGGAGGTACTAGTTATAGACGTGTTAAAATGAAAGACAGCTAATAATGGTGACACCTGTAAAACAGTTGCCACGCGGCCCTTCCTTTGGGAATTAACGAGTGATCAGAGACCAGTCAAGTCCATCCTATTTTAGAATAATAAaatcctttcatctgtcaataAGAGAATGTTTGTCTTTTAAACTGACTTGCAAACACCTAATCTATAACAGCCCCCAATCAACTAacaatgtgtttaaaaaaaaaaaaagagagagagagagagaggacagatCATTGCCCGTCCCCTTTACATCCACTGCTTCCCAGAATTACTTTCCATTGTATGACTTGATATGATGCTGTCAGTTTAGACAGGTGCATGTTCTTTAAACCCCCATCACAACAACCCCACACAGGGCTGTTTCGAATCTATGTCCCAGGCCCTCACTATTTTGGAGGGACATGCTCTGCTCACatcaaacatattaaaatacaCCCAACATCCTACATTAAATTGTTTCTGTTTCAATGTTTGAAATGAATTGTGTAACTttgcttttgaaataaatttttttccttttttttttctttttttttggctatgccacAGCTTATGttatcttagttcccgaccagggatcgaacccatgccccctgcagtggaagcgccgagtcctaaccactggactgccaaggaagtcccgaaATAAATTTTTTGGATTGCAcaggttttgttgctgttgttgttcatATTTTGGACCTGAGAACACTTTTCAGGTCTCAAACATTTTGGGGGCCCTTGAAAATCCTGGGGACCACACACACTGCTGTTATCTCCACTGCCCTTTGGATAAATCAGCCCTAATCTGTGAAGCTCACTGAGGGGTGTACTGTGAGGAGAATGTCGAAAACAGAGATCAAAAGataggagagggacttccctggtggtgcagtggttaagaatccgcctgccaatgcaggggacatgggttcaatccctggtctgggaagatcccacatgccacggagcaactaaacccgtgtgccacaactactgagctggtgctctagagcccatgagccacagctactgagcccacgtaccacaactactgaagcccgtgtgcctagagcccatgctccacaacaagacatggcaatgagaagcccgcacactgcaacaaagagtagcccctgctagccacaaatagagaaagcccgcacgcagcaacaaagacccagtgcagccaaaaataaataaattaattaatttttttaaaaaaagataggagaaaaaatcaaagaaagtgtTCATCCTATTAAGTAATGTCATCTCTGTGGGCACCCAAGGGGAAATGGTATCAAGAGCAGTTGTGcttttaacagatacacactactgtatataaaatagataaacaacaaggacctactatatcacaaggaactatattcaatatcttgtaataacctgtaatggaaaagaatctgaaaaagagtatatatatatatatatgcatgtaactgaatcactttgctgtacacctgaaacactgaaaatcaactatacttcaataatgaattaatgaatagcaGTGGTACTTCCCCTGTTGTTTTCGTCTTGTGAGCTCATGAATCATGTATGTGATCATGTGACCCTCTTCGCGCTGGCTACCAGAAAGCTTAGAAAACATGCATGCCATTTTTGTGCTCTAAACTCACTCATGGATCATCTTATATTTCCTATCCTAACTTTCTCTTTGCCtcatttcttcttgtttattttattttacctagcTTAATTAATGTATGTAAGTTTCCTTAAACCCTCTTTGGACCaaggatataaataaatgaatacataaatagcattatttttccttaaaactgCCTTTCTCCCATACTTTCTACTTACAATGACCCTTCAATTATAATGATGTTTACCACTGGCTGAGTACTTACAATCAGCCGACACTGGGCAATGCAATTCACGTAGATTACTTCATTAAGTCATCACAACAACTCCTGAGATAGGAGCGCCTCCTATTATTcttcagatgaggaacctgaggcttgGATGTATAAAGTAACCTGCCCAGGGCCCCTCAGCCAATAAAACGCAAGGCTGTGATTCTAGCCCAGACTGGCCTCATGGCCACCCATTCACCCCAGCTGGAAACCTTGCTTCCATCCTGGATGCTTTTTTCCTGGATTCCTTTCTGTTGATTCGGCCTGCTAAATACCTCTTGATTTTGTCCCCCCCCCTCCTCTATCCTCAGTCCAGCTGCTTATTTCAGGGCTCTTTTGATGTCTGTCTGGGATTTCTGCAACAGCTTCTTCGATAATCTCTCTGAATACAGACCTGCCCTCTCTCCTCCATTTTTCTGAAATACAAAGGTGGCCACATCTACAATTTCCTTATAGGGCGCCCCAATCATAAGATGAGAGTCCAGTTTCCTTAGTCTGGCATGCAGGTCCATTTACAATCTGTTCTTAGTCTAACCAGACACACCATGACCCAGCCCATGCCCCGAGGACAGTAATTCCTCCCCAAGCAAGGGGCACACGGTCATGCCTCAGAGACCAggcacacactggtcccttctcCCGTGCCTGGCGAACTACACATCTCTCAAATTTCAGGTCGAGATGCCACTTCCACTGTGAAATGTTCTCAGGACCCGCTAGTCCCCACCCCTCCTCACCACACTTATTTCACTGTGTTGTCATTACTTATTTGTCCATCTTCCTCACTGGACcctgagctccttgaggacaggggctTTGCGGCCTTACCCATGTCAAACCCCCTCCCCCATACCAAGGGCCTGGATACACCAGCTATTTGGTAATCGTTGAATATTCAACCAAGTGGTAGGCCTAAACTGGACCTTTGTACACTGCCTGAAGATCAGCCTTCTTAAAGCTCTTCTGCCCCCAATCCCCAAATCCAAGAGTAAAGGTCCACCATTAATTAGTACATTTGGGCAGATTAGAAAAAAGTGCCCCCTCCAGGCTGATGTATAACAATGAGACATCCTTATTCTGGGCTTACACATGGCTTATACGTCCTTCTGTTAGGGAACCGTGGACCGAAACCATCCCTGAAACTAACCCAGAAGAATTCAGGAGGGgccaagaggaggagggaggagaaaatatgtcctgccaccctcccagaagccctcacgCTGGAATCcgtcttggctgagagatgcacgccaccaggaaggaccctgagtcagaccaactatgggcaaagcaagatgattggccagaaaaaacccggaaactaaccccattaccatcaAAGCTGAGACTGTGAgtcacgtggcagagcagttctcctgggttcccttaccctcctgctttCCCCccaggcgccccttcccaataaagtctcttgctttgtcaacacatgtgtctcctcggacaattcatttctgagtgttagacaagagcccactctcgggccctggaaagggtcccccttcctgcaacacttCCACTGAGCTTTGAATGAGCTATACTTCATCCCTCACTCTCTTAGCCAGACCCAAGCTTATTTAGGAACATAATATACGTATCCACACGTGCTAGCCGGCCAGCATGCACACATGCTGCTATTCTCCTGCTATTCCTTGTACTCAGAAGgcccatcacctcccacctgCATATGCAAACGTCAATACCCAGCCCAaaggtcacctcctctgtgaatcTCTCCTCCACTGCTCTCGGgcacacttccccctccctcttttaTATCCCCATCACCGGGGAAGATACCCATACTGAGTCCTACCATATTGCCTCCCAGTTCTTTCTTCACTGCCTGGTCTCACTGCTGTACTGAGTAGGAATCAAGAGAAGGGGTCACATCTTAATCATCTTTGAGTCTCGAATGCCTGGGATGGTGCCTTTTGAATACGTGGTTGGCATTCAACAAATGTCTTAGACTGAAGGCAGAGCTTCAATCAAGTTACTACTCAATTCAAAATCTTCAGAAAGCCTCCCTCTGGCCTCCTGACTGTTTGaaaccctccacccccagcctggcACATTGGATGCTCAGTCTCCTGGTCACAGTGGATTTCTGAGCACCTCTTACCTCCGGGCCTTTGCTCACCTGTCCCTTCTGCATACGATGCCCTTTTCTCCTCTTTGCCTGTCAAAACCCTATCCGTCCTTCAAGGCGCAACCCAAATGCCATCTTCCTCATGAAGCAGCCATCAGGAGGTGAGGCCTCTTACTGCTGAGAAGCAAAGTGCTTTGTCCTTCACTCCTGAAACACTGCTCTGTGCTTTAATGATGTGTGTTTGTAATAAAGCACTTGGAGGGCAGGTATTTCCAGACTTGAGCAGAGGGTGGTGCATGCAGTAGGCGCTCGGTAAATACTGGGCAGGATGACTAGGGAATCCAGCACTATGCCTGAAGGTGGAAGAGGCAGTAAACTCATCTTCAGGGAACCAGCACGACACAGATCTCCTCCCCTGTCCCCTTTTTTCTCAGCAGGGACAAAATGTGAGCTAAGGAAGAACCAAATAAGTCACCGTCCATTCCTCCCCCAGCTTCCCTCCTGGAGAGGTGAGAGCCAGGTGTGACAGCCCaagttccctttgctccaccccCTCTCTTTCCCCCTAACACAGAACAGATATTCACCTCTGCCAGCGTTGTTTTCAAGTTCCTGCCAGACGGGCCACACACAGGGCGCATGGCAGGCGGCCCTCAGCTCGCCTCTGCGGGGACCGTGATCACAGAAGCCTCTCTCCTCAGCATGAAGCACCTCAGCTCTGCGCCCTGGGCCGCCCTGGTCCTCAGCCTGGCCTTTGCCTCTTTCCACCCGGCTTGCTTGGCAGGTAGAACTGTGAGCTTTATTCTCGCCACgctgggaagaggaagggaggggaggggggaaaggaggaggtCGGAGAAGGATTCCTTGGCTAGGGTTGGTCCCGCacaaaggaaagaggaaacaCTACTTTCTCATCTGAAGGATTAGGCAAGAGAGGGTAGGGTGGGATGGGAGTTAAGACCAGCGTCAGCCAGGATGGGAGCAGCCACCTCTGCTGGCCTTTGCCACAGAGTCTCTCCCATCAGGGGACCAAACTGGCCTAAATGACATCTTTGGGTTGCTGTTTCTCAATGGCTCCTTGCCAGCATAACTGTGTTGCAATCCCATATTTTGTGGTTGTCATCCTGCTTTTGCATGCCCTCCTCTCACCTAAGGACCTCTGTGCCTCCCTTGACCCTGTGCGTCCTTTGCAACTTTCACAAAACCTCAACACACAAAGCTGCCGTATGCTGTTTAACCTTCTCCCACCTTGCCCGGCTCAGGAGATGTTGGGTTGCGTCCCGATTTTCTTGTGGAGGCTAAAGGGGGATGTTAGGTGGCCTCCCCTGTCTTGCTCTCCCAGGCTGGGCTCTGCACATAGGGACCTCGGTCACATTCTCATGCTCCTGGTTTCTGCCTCTGGCTTTGATCTGGCTCCTCAGAACAGTCTGCCCTCCTCTCTGACAGACAGATTCTCCCTCTCTTGAAACCAATCCTCGCCGCCCCCCCTCCAGGCTGTATCTATCTCTCCCATCCTCACGGTCTCTCCTATGGAGGTTCAGAGCATGGACTCTCAAGCCACTGAACCTCAGCTCAACTCTGGCTTCCacaacttactagctgtgtgaccttgagcaaattacttaccctctctgtgctccagtttcctcatttcgAACATGGAGATAATCATAGTGCTGATATATAGGTTTGTTGTAAAGATGAAATAGGTTACTGAATGTAAACAACTTTTAATGAAATAGCACATGGTAAACCCTCAACGAATGTTAAcacattccttttattttccaaatcacCCCTCCCCAGATAAAAGAGTGTTTTCTGTTTACCTGGCCATGCTTAAGAGAGGGCCTCAAACACTTGACAAATATAACTGCACTGAAGGGTTGGGTCTTGCCAGCAGCCTTTACTTTGGAAGTGACTCCAAGTGGGACCAGTCCCTGGCTGGCTTTGCTTATGAGGGAGGTGGGTGATGTTTAAATTCTTAAGAATTTGTAACACGGTATTTAGTTTGAACCATATAAAATTTCTGATACTGAATAATTTTTGACCTAcagaaatggcaatttcatatggttgaaCCCAATATTAGTATTCCATTAACTAGGTTTTTTTCCATTCACTAGCTCTAGACCGGGACCACTTCCATTCtaggggagaggggagatgaAAGTCAGGGTCAAGGAAGTTATTTCGGTTAACAAGGGAAATTAAAACATTGAGGAATCAATTTTTCCAAAGCAAATAAAGACCAAGCTCTAAGGCATTTAGCTGTAAATAATTTACAGTAACAATCAGATTGCATCAAGGTAATTACTATACTTAAGCAGGACACTGGAGTGGCTGGGGGTGCGTGGCATAAAATTAGTCTGAGTAGCAATTTCATGGCTTTGGCTAAGCCAGAAGTTTCCTCCTGACTCGTCCTGCTCTGTGACAACAAGCAATTTTGAAGGACATGTTAACCTAGAGTCAGTGGGGCCTGGAGagtttccaaactttttttttcattcccaaAGAAGCAGATTGAACAACAACATAATTTCCAGAAAGATTCTTTTAAATGGTCTCTTGGTTTTGCTCTACCTAGATCAGCATTGTCTGACAgaacttttttgatgatggaaatgttccatatctaTGCTGTGcttccaatatggtagccactagtcacatgtggtgATTGAACACTTGGCATGTGgctgatatttttcatttaattttaataaacttaAACAGCCACAATGGTTAGTGGTCACCGCGTTGAACAGAGTAGACTGAGACCACCTACcttctgttttttgcttttgtttctaatttttggccacaccccatggcatgtgggatcttagctccctgaccagggatcaaacccgcaccccctgcattggaaggcggagtcttaaccactggaccaccagggaagtccaatcatCTACCTTCTTATTCTCAGTGATGAGAGGGCACATGGGCCATGGTTTTTCTCCCTTGGGGATCCTTATGTTCATCTCCataacccctccccaccccccaaactctGATATTTCTGCTAAAGTGCTTTTTATCATTGTGCTCCTTGCTTACTAATCAAGGGACAGTTCTAAGGGCTGCATATTCTCGAAACCTCTCAACTTGCTTGTAgggtgtttaatttttttttaaaccctctgTCTGAGTAATAACATAATACTCATCATAAATAAAGAATCAAGGTCAGACTTCAATGTTATTAGTTCAAGTTTTTGAAGGAAATTGAAGCTAGTTACGAAAAGACAttccagatttttaaatgattgtgtTAATATATACTAGAAAAAAAGCTTATAGATGTACCTATCTGCATGGAAAGCAGCTAAAAGAGAGTGTTTAGAGGCCCTTGGTGATGGAAGGGACATGAGATATGAAGATAAAGCATCTCTGAATGGGACTAGGGAGTGATAGGAAAAGGGGAGTGTGTGAGTTTGCTACccaacaaaataccacagcctgGGTGGCTGAGACAACAGAAGcttcttttctcacagttctggaggctccaggtATCACCAGGTTTGTTTTCTCctgaggcccctctccttggcttatagacagtcccctctccttggcttatagatggtcCCCTCTGTGCTGGGTCCTCATGTGGCCTTTGCTCTATGAGTtcacatccctggtgtctcttcctcttcttacaaggacaccagtcatattggattaattTAACCATTTAACCTCAATTGCCTTTTTAAAGCCCTATTTCCATAAAATGGGTTAGGACTCCAACCTACGAATCTGGGGGACATAGTGCAGGCTATAACAGAGGGTTAGCTTTGTTGCATGAAATGTCAATGTACCTCTACTGGAACTTCTATAACACTTTCATAATACTCACTACTGATTCAAAAAAAGATTGCAAAGTCTATGCCTGAGAATGGTTTCTCCTAGTGCCTGAGACTatcttctgtcttttcttccagaagcaagcagcagcagcaactcAACCTTGACTGTCCACCATCCAGGCCTTGAGACCCTGGAGCAGTGCCCCAGTAAGCTTCTCCTGGCAACCTCCCTAACCCCAGGGCTCACCCTGGAGCGGGGAGGGACACTTAAGCCTCCTTGCTTTCCGCTCATTGGCCTCCTGTGCACCGGTGTGGTTTGCTCACAGCCCCAGAACTGTCTGCAGAGCACGTCTAAAAAGCTCTCTTGGGCTTGGTCCCCATCTAAGCTCACACTCTTCGGTGCAGGTGGCTTTAATGGTCCATCCCTGGGACAGCAGTCAAAAACCCCCTGACTTCAAATACTTATAGAAATTTGGAAGTGGAAAGACCCTAGACATCAGCCAGTCCAACTTATGCCCAATGCAGGAGCTTCATTTTGGTACCCTTTGCATATTTGTGTTCATCCTCTACTTGAAGACTTCCAGTGGCAAGGAGCCTACTGCTTCATAAAGCAACCAATGCTATGCGTGTCTAATTAATAGAAAGTTTGCCTTATTCAAAGTTTGGCTCCTTGATTCTGCCTTCATTGAATGACCGAATGTGTTTACTTCTGGGCACTTACAAAGGAGGGTAATAGGCAATAACATGTAGAGGTTATGAACATGACTTTGGACTCCTGCAggcttgggtttgaattctagTTCTGCCATCTCGTGACCTTGTGCAGGTgacagcctcagtttcttcatgtcaAACAGCAGGAATAACTGTGCCTATCAC
This genomic window from Eubalaena glacialis isolate mEubGla1 chromosome 8, mEubGla1.1.hap2.+ XY, whole genome shotgun sequence contains:
- the TMEM213 gene encoding transmembrane protein 213 isoform X3, which codes for MAGGPQLASAGTVITEASLLSMKHLSSAPWAALVLSLAFASFHPACLAASSSSNSTLTVHHPGLETLEQCPNVNFCPQAARCCHTGVDEYGWIAAAVGWSLLFLTLILLCVDKLMKLTPDEPKDLQA
- the TMEM213 gene encoding transmembrane protein 213 isoform X1, which produces MAGGPQLASAGTVITEASLLSMKHLSSAPWAALVLSLAFASFHPACLADKRVFSVYLAMLKRGPQTLDKYNCTEGLGLASSLYFGSDSKWDQSLAGFAYEGEASSSSNSTLTVHHPGLETLEQCPNVNFCPQAARCCHTGVDEYGWIAAAVGWSLLFLTLILLCVDKLMKLTPDEPKDLQA
- the TMEM213 gene encoding transmembrane protein 213 isoform X2, producing MAGGPQLASAGTVITEASLLSMKHLSSAPWAALVLSLAFASFHPACLAEASSSSNSTLTVHHPGLETLEQCPNVNFCPQAARCCHTGVDEYGWIAAAVGWSLLFLTLILLCVDKLMKLTPDEPKDLQA